One window from the genome of Haloarcula sp. CBA1127 encodes:
- a CDS encoding penicillin acylase family protein: protein MPAQHQQSWQHLSRRSLLKTGAAVTGMTGIGAVETELAYAQEDDATVTIRRDDYGVPHIYARDADSRAPVFYGFGYATAADRLYQLELYRRYYHGTVAAVLGAGDEDTDWVQFDIEARRNTAGEPSLDEQAAEQLTADQRAVLQAFTDGINRYITEVHESEELEFHQAFQEHGFEPEEFTTTDAAGMFVASMAYFSGFQLETLSATVLGALTQETGSEQRAMALFEDLQWGDDPGCPTSTVQPSDAYAPPYTDVGAGPTPNVAGGQQTDRVTRGTSGPSATPSNMVTGGDYTPPSDAEGMHDGEIERMRTLASGLDSLGLPIKYGSNALAVQGDITASGDALLMGGPQMGFNTPSIMYEASLHGPDFDVAGVTVTGYPFIMFGHNRNGALTSTAGIDNCIQMFTESITTNSSGPDTYTFQGEEYEVETAEQTITVADSEDVTYTERFTRHGVVTQWDPDNGEALAQTKSYAGRHMNCWRAFYECQFATDAEEFRESAQRCDYALNFMWADKDGDIAYVHLGRYPDSEAVDWDTRLPADGTEYELTSADYLRAADGDVPYAINPDPGYSAQWNNKPAPAWNNGDLSYSWSTDHRVQRIINLVEQRLAQEGTVDYDFLKTVIYDISFTDLRSIRYKDHLLDALADADLSDTEQQARDELASWDHFAQADGEDNEGRHSAGYTIWDATFPHILAEVFSETFGSAYGPASYFLGYDYGRGTLMRVLNPTETALSTQAEYADGDITDALVSAFRTAVSELAEQYDGDPATWRREAALHEFDNLALFGMPIGVTSAGNTALMNRGTENHVVRLSDDPQAENILPPGNDGYVAPDGTTSEHYDDQLAMFENFEYKQLLFADADIESATTETRELTRPASPADGATGDTPTSAGTATDESTVASGATTTDETGSTDTATEANTGTDASGPGFTALTGATAVLGTALAWLYRQNDSTS from the coding sequence ATGCCAGCACAGCACCAGCAGTCGTGGCAGCACCTCTCGCGACGATCGCTTCTGAAGACAGGCGCAGCGGTTACCGGCATGACCGGTATCGGAGCCGTGGAGACGGAGTTAGCGTACGCACAGGAAGATGACGCGACGGTCACGATACGACGAGATGACTACGGCGTCCCACACATCTACGCCCGTGACGCTGACAGCCGCGCGCCGGTGTTCTACGGGTTCGGATACGCAACCGCGGCAGACCGACTCTATCAGTTAGAACTGTACCGGCGGTACTACCATGGGACTGTCGCGGCGGTCCTCGGTGCAGGCGATGAGGATACTGACTGGGTCCAGTTCGATATCGAGGCGCGACGCAACACCGCCGGCGAGCCGTCACTTGACGAGCAGGCCGCTGAACAGTTGACCGCGGACCAGCGAGCGGTCCTGCAGGCGTTTACCGACGGTATCAACCGGTATATTACTGAGGTCCACGAGAGCGAGGAACTGGAATTCCATCAGGCGTTTCAGGAACACGGGTTCGAGCCTGAGGAATTTACCACGACGGACGCCGCCGGGATGTTCGTCGCCAGTATGGCGTATTTCAGCGGCTTCCAGCTTGAGACGCTCAGTGCGACTGTTCTCGGCGCACTCACGCAGGAAACCGGGAGCGAACAGCGTGCCATGGCGCTGTTCGAGGACCTGCAGTGGGGTGACGACCCTGGCTGCCCGACCTCGACGGTCCAGCCATCGGATGCCTACGCCCCTCCCTATACTGACGTGGGCGCAGGGCCGACACCCAACGTGGCCGGGGGACAGCAGACAGACAGGGTGACACGCGGGACCAGCGGCCCCTCTGCGACACCGAGTAACATGGTTACCGGTGGGGACTACACGCCGCCATCTGATGCCGAAGGGATGCACGACGGAGAGATAGAGCGGATGCGAACGCTTGCGTCCGGACTCGACAGTCTTGGCCTCCCGATCAAGTACGGCAGTAACGCTCTCGCTGTCCAGGGTGATATCACGGCCAGTGGCGATGCGCTACTGATGGGCGGGCCACAGATGGGGTTCAACACGCCCTCGATAATGTACGAGGCGAGCCTCCACGGTCCGGATTTCGACGTCGCCGGTGTCACCGTTACGGGGTATCCGTTCATCATGTTCGGACACAACCGCAACGGGGCACTGACTTCGACTGCCGGGATCGACAACTGCATCCAGATGTTCACGGAGTCGATCACGACCAACTCGTCCGGTCCGGACACGTACACCTTCCAAGGCGAGGAGTACGAGGTCGAAACAGCCGAGCAGACGATCACTGTCGCCGACAGCGAGGACGTGACGTACACTGAGCGGTTCACACGCCACGGTGTCGTGACCCAGTGGGACCCCGACAACGGGGAAGCACTGGCGCAGACGAAGTCATACGCCGGCCGGCACATGAACTGCTGGCGGGCCTTCTACGAGTGTCAGTTCGCGACAGACGCCGAGGAGTTCCGGGAGTCAGCACAGCGCTGTGACTATGCCCTGAACTTCATGTGGGCCGACAAGGACGGTGACATCGCGTATGTGCATCTGGGTCGGTACCCGGACAGCGAAGCAGTCGACTGGGATACTCGGTTGCCAGCCGATGGAACGGAATACGAGCTCACGTCGGCGGACTACCTGCGCGCGGCTGACGGTGACGTGCCCTATGCGATCAACCCCGACCCGGGATACTCGGCACAGTGGAACAACAAACCCGCGCCTGCGTGGAACAACGGCGATCTGAGCTATTCGTGGTCGACTGACCACCGCGTGCAACGGATCATCAATCTGGTCGAACAGCGGCTGGCACAGGAGGGAACAGTCGATTACGACTTCCTGAAGACTGTCATCTACGACATCTCTTTCACCGACCTGCGTTCGATTCGGTACAAAGACCATTTGCTTGACGCGCTTGCGGATGCAGATCTCTCCGATACCGAACAGCAAGCACGCGACGAACTGGCCTCGTGGGACCACTTCGCACAGGCCGACGGCGAAGACAACGAAGGCCGCCACTCTGCTGGCTACACCATCTGGGATGCGACGTTCCCGCACATTCTGGCGGAGGTTTTCAGCGAGACATTCGGGAGTGCATACGGCCCGGCATCGTACTTCCTCGGCTACGACTACGGTCGCGGGACCCTGATGCGGGTCCTCAACCCAACGGAGACAGCACTGTCAACACAGGCCGAGTACGCCGATGGAGATATCACGGACGCGCTGGTCAGCGCGTTCCGGACCGCCGTGAGCGAACTCGCCGAGCAATACGACGGTGACCCGGCGACCTGGCGGCGTGAGGCGGCCCTGCACGAGTTCGATAACCTCGCGCTGTTCGGGATGCCCATCGGCGTTACGTCCGCAGGGAACACGGCGCTGATGAACCGCGGGACCGAGAACCACGTCGTCCGGCTCAGCGACGACCCGCAGGCAGAGAACATCCTCCCGCCCGGCAACGACGGCTACGTCGCTCCGGACGGCACTACCAGCGAACACTACGACGACCAGCTGGCGATGTTCGAGAATTTCGAGTACAAGCAGCTGTTGTTCGCCGACGCAGATATCGAGTCCGCAACGACTGAAACCCGTGAGTTGACGAGGCCAGCAAGCCCGGCTGACGGTGCCACCGGTGACACGCCGACGAGTGCGGGCACTGCGACAGACGAGAGTACTGTGGCAAGCGGCGCGACAACGACCGACGAAACAGGGAGCACGGACACAGCGACGGAGGCGAACACCGGGACGGACGCCAGTGGTCCCGGCTTTACAGCACTGACTGGTGCGACCGCCGTACTCGGGACTGCGCTGGCGTGGTTATACAGACAGAACGACAGCACCAGCTAG
- a CDS encoding VOC family protein codes for MSQETPIRVDHIGIAVEDIGDAEPFLFALGCRKLIEESVEGRFRWAQYDFDRDASRLELIAPEAPDTFLTSYLEAHGPGLHHVTLEVAAVDAVKAVLERNGYSVVEYREYQDWTEAFVPPSNPTGALFQLFEYHDSYDAERPPAEKLYVDGSRLDG; via the coding sequence ATGTCGCAGGAGACGCCGATCCGTGTCGACCACATCGGAATCGCTGTCGAGGACATCGGCGACGCCGAACCGTTCCTGTTCGCACTCGGCTGTCGGAAACTCATCGAAGAATCCGTCGAGGGGCGGTTTCGTTGGGCACAGTACGATTTCGATCGGGACGCGTCACGGCTGGAACTCATCGCACCGGAGGCACCGGACACGTTCCTCACGTCGTATCTCGAGGCCCACGGTCCGGGACTACATCACGTCACGCTCGAAGTGGCTGCTGTCGACGCAGTGAAAGCGGTACTGGAGCGCAACGGGTACAGCGTCGTTGAGTACCGCGAGTATCAGGATTGGACAGAGGCGTTTGTGCCACCATCGAACCCGACCGGGGCGCTCTTTCAATTGTTTGAGTATCACGATAGCTACGACGCTGAGCGGCCGCCTGCCGAGAAGCTCTACGTCGATGGCAGCCGACTTGACGGGTGA
- a CDS encoding primary-amine oxidase: protein MATEISEQVGHPLDPLTPDEIELAGTLLSSTNEFTDGARIVKIELDEPSKDAITAYEKRGQAIERQAFAVIRDSPERKTYEATVSLEDEAVSSVRHIEGAQPSIAIEEFIECEQTVKANKEWQTALRNRGVENTGRAMVDPWSVGYDFIPEHIDRDRRLAHGLTYVRPSAEDGDEGYAKPVTGLHVYVDLDEMSVVEVVDNGPPDEAHPLPPEEMEYRAADVDLREDLKPYDVVQPDGPSFDVSGHSVEWQNWEFRVGWTQREGLVLHNIGYNDDGEFRKILHRASLAEMSVPYGTPDQNDRFKNAMDAGEYNIGRMAKSLEKRCDCLGYMHYFDAVLNTMDGEANVLPNAICMHEEDYGLLWERSDWRTESAESRRNRRLVVSFIAAVGNYDYGFYWYFYQDGSVQVQVRLTGIDNVSAAPKNKDVKGYSELVAPQLKAPIHQHFFNFRLDFDLDGTGNNVYEVENQTVPTGPQGFSPHADPSAETPNPGGNAFYAAERQLESEQEAQRLINPLEGRYWKVTNPGETNRLGNEVGYRIEPHENVKAAQQDDSSVMRRSGFVKNHLWVTPHDENEMFPAGDYPNQAEGPEGLPVWTEADRDLTDEDLVVWYTLGKNHVTRPEDWPVLPVQMANLKLTPDNFFDQSEALDVPPEHVINEGHTVPSRDEFDDETPESMGDTADDD, encoded by the coding sequence ATGGCAACCGAAATCAGCGAACAGGTTGGTCACCCACTTGATCCGCTCACCCCGGATGAAATTGAACTGGCAGGTACCCTCCTATCCAGCACGAATGAGTTCACTGACGGAGCACGCATCGTCAAGATTGAGCTGGATGAGCCGTCGAAAGACGCTATCACTGCCTACGAAAAACGCGGGCAAGCGATCGAACGGCAGGCGTTCGCGGTCATTCGGGATAGCCCGGAACGGAAGACATACGAAGCAACTGTGTCACTCGAAGACGAGGCAGTCAGCTCGGTCAGGCATATTGAGGGAGCACAGCCCTCCATCGCTATCGAGGAATTCATCGAGTGTGAACAGACGGTGAAAGCAAACAAGGAGTGGCAGACCGCTCTCAGAAACCGCGGTGTCGAGAACACCGGGCGAGCGATGGTCGACCCGTGGTCGGTCGGGTACGATTTCATTCCCGAGCACATTGACCGTGACCGCCGGCTCGCACATGGCCTGACGTACGTACGGCCGAGTGCGGAAGATGGGGATGAGGGCTATGCCAAGCCGGTGACTGGTCTGCACGTCTACGTCGACCTGGACGAGATGTCCGTCGTTGAGGTCGTAGACAATGGGCCTCCAGACGAGGCGCACCCGCTGCCACCCGAGGAGATGGAATATCGTGCAGCGGATGTCGATCTCCGGGAAGACCTGAAACCGTACGACGTTGTGCAGCCAGACGGGCCGTCGTTCGATGTTTCTGGTCACAGCGTCGAGTGGCAAAACTGGGAGTTCCGCGTCGGGTGGACTCAGCGCGAGGGGCTTGTCTTGCACAACATCGGGTACAACGATGACGGGGAGTTCCGCAAAATCCTGCACCGCGCATCACTTGCCGAAATGTCGGTTCCATACGGGACACCAGACCAGAACGACCGGTTCAAGAACGCCATGGACGCCGGCGAGTACAACATCGGTCGGATGGCGAAGTCCTTGGAGAAACGGTGTGACTGCCTGGGCTATATGCATTACTTCGATGCGGTGCTGAACACGATGGACGGTGAGGCCAACGTTCTTCCGAACGCTATCTGTATGCACGAAGAAGACTACGGCCTGCTGTGGGAACGGTCCGACTGGCGCACCGAGAGCGCCGAATCCCGCCGTAACCGTCGCCTTGTCGTCTCGTTCATCGCCGCTGTTGGTAACTACGACTACGGTTTCTACTGGTATTTCTATCAGGACGGCTCCGTGCAGGTGCAGGTCCGCCTGACTGGCATCGATAACGTCTCTGCAGCACCGAAAAACAAGGACGTAAAAGGCTATTCCGAGCTGGTCGCACCCCAACTGAAAGCCCCGATACATCAGCACTTTTTCAACTTCCGACTGGACTTCGACCTCGATGGGACCGGGAACAACGTCTACGAAGTCGAGAACCAGACAGTCCCGACTGGTCCGCAGGGCTTCAGTCCACACGCGGACCCATCGGCGGAAACACCCAATCCGGGTGGTAACGCCTTCTATGCGGCGGAGCGCCAACTGGAGAGTGAACAGGAGGCACAGCGACTCATTAACCCACTTGAGGGGCGCTACTGGAAGGTCACGAACCCAGGCGAAACAAATCGCCTGGGCAACGAGGTCGGCTACCGTATCGAGCCCCACGAGAACGTCAAAGCCGCCCAGCAAGACGACAGTAGCGTCATGCGGCGCTCTGGCTTCGTCAAGAACCACCTCTGGGTTACCCCGCATGATGAGAACGAGATGTTCCCGGCTGGTGACTATCCGAATCAGGCCGAGGGTCCCGAAGGGCTTCCAGTCTGGACGGAAGCGGACCGCGACCTCACCGATGAAGACCTCGTCGTCTGGTACACGCTTGGGAAAAACCACGTTACACGACCGGAGGACTGGCCAGTGTTGCCGGTGCAGATGGCAAATCTCAAGCTAACTCCTGACAACTTCTTCGACCAGTCGGAAGCCCTTGACGTGCCGCCTGAGCACGTTATTAACGAGGGCCACACTGTCCCCTCACGCGACGAGTTCGACGACGAGACGCCGGAAAGCATGGGCGACACTGCCGACGACGACTAA
- a CDS encoding EthD domain-containing protein: MTKIVDLLVRRDGYTHEEFADRWQGDHSDMAKDLPGLQRYVTSVPTDPERAAYDGVLELYFEDMDALSEAFDSDLAERVQADADEFIDLEAGPRLIVEETVQLDERDD, encoded by the coding sequence ATGACAAAAATCGTCGACTTGCTCGTCCGGAGAGATGGCTACACCCACGAGGAGTTCGCTGACCGATGGCAAGGCGACCATTCGGACATGGCGAAGGATCTGCCGGGACTGCAACGCTACGTGACGTCTGTGCCGACAGACCCGGAGCGAGCAGCGTACGACGGCGTGCTTGAGTTGTATTTCGAGGATATGGATGCACTCAGTGAGGCGTTCGATTCCGACCTCGCCGAGCGTGTTCAGGCCGACGCGGATGAGTTTATCGACCTGGAGGCCGGCCCCCGACTTATTGTCGAGGAAACGGTCCAGCTCGACGAAAGAGACGACTGA
- a CDS encoding IclR family transcriptional regulator encodes MATPPAVNRPVGTIERAIEIMEYLKENDTATVSEMTAHLDCAKSTTHRYMKTLAANSLLVEDGNEYQLGIRFLDYGEVARNKYRLYDEAKPRVDELAEETEEKIWCAVEEHGRSVHIYGAQGKHSVQTYARVGHRNYLHQHAAGKAILAYLPDSQITETIDRHGLPGRTPQTITDRDELWEEIETIRDCGYAFNFQESVEGLHAVGAPITDENDVAIGAISVSGPASRLEGPILRDELPTLLLGVVNEIGINMAHP; translated from the coding sequence ATGGCAACCCCGCCCGCTGTCAACAGGCCGGTCGGAACGATCGAGAGAGCAATCGAGATCATGGAGTATCTCAAGGAGAACGACACGGCCACAGTGTCGGAGATGACAGCCCACCTCGACTGTGCGAAGAGTACGACGCACAGGTACATGAAGACGCTCGCGGCCAACAGTCTCCTCGTCGAGGACGGCAACGAGTATCAGCTCGGGATCCGCTTTCTGGACTACGGCGAAGTGGCACGAAACAAATATCGGCTCTACGACGAGGCGAAGCCGAGAGTCGACGAACTCGCGGAGGAGACCGAGGAGAAGATCTGGTGTGCAGTTGAAGAACACGGCCGGAGCGTCCACATCTACGGCGCACAGGGCAAACACTCGGTGCAGACGTACGCCCGGGTCGGCCATCGGAACTATCTCCACCAGCACGCCGCGGGGAAGGCCATACTCGCGTACCTTCCGGATAGCCAGATCACAGAGACCATCGACAGGCATGGCCTGCCCGGCCGGACGCCACAGACGATCACCGACAGGGACGAACTCTGGGAGGAAATCGAAACGATACGTGACTGCGGCTACGCGTTCAACTTTCAGGAATCTGTGGAGGGACTGCACGCGGTCGGGGCCCCCATTACGGACGAAAACGACGTTGCCATCGGGGCGATCAGTGTCTCCGGCCCGGCAAGTCGGCTTGAAGGCCCCATTCTCCGGGACGAACTGCCGACGCTGCTACTGGGCGTTGTCAACGAAATCGGGATCAATATGGCCCATCCATGA
- a CDS encoding enoyl-CoA hydratase/isomerase family protein, translating to MTDLADAAADCETVSVSVGDRVENVATVELHRPEARNALNAQLRSEFKQVFDAIPDSDVRAVVLTGAADTGAFVAGADVTELRERDMLEQREASKRPRVYEYVDECPMPVIARINGHALGGGCELIQAADIRIAHTDAKFGQPEINLGIMPGGGGTQRLPRLVGEGHAMRLILTGELIDATEAADIGLVDEVHDDDSFDERVYDIASSIAEKSPAALELAKKAVRASSRMDLEAGIEYEAELFAQLFATGDKDEGIDAFLEDREPEWTSE from the coding sequence ATGACGGACCTCGCTGACGCTGCGGCGGACTGTGAAACGGTCTCGGTGAGCGTCGGGGACCGCGTGGAAAATGTCGCTACCGTCGAGTTGCACCGCCCAGAGGCCCGAAACGCGCTCAACGCCCAGTTGCGGTCGGAGTTCAAACAGGTCTTCGACGCAATCCCGGACAGCGATGTTCGTGCTGTCGTGTTGACTGGCGCGGCAGACACCGGCGCATTCGTTGCGGGTGCGGACGTGACGGAACTCCGCGAGCGGGATATGCTAGAGCAACGGGAGGCGAGCAAGCGACCTCGCGTCTACGAGTACGTCGACGAGTGCCCGATGCCGGTCATCGCCCGTATCAACGGGCACGCCCTCGGCGGCGGCTGTGAGCTGATTCAGGCGGCTGATATCCGGATCGCCCATACGGATGCGAAATTCGGCCAGCCCGAAATCAACCTCGGCATCATGCCTGGCGGTGGCGGCACACAGCGACTGCCGCGTCTGGTGGGCGAGGGCCACGCAATGCGGCTGATCCTCACCGGCGAACTTATCGATGCGACGGAGGCCGCCGATATCGGCCTCGTTGACGAGGTCCACGATGACGATTCCTTCGATGAGCGGGTGTACGACATAGCGTCGTCGATTGCAGAAAAAAGCCCAGCGGCGCTCGAACTCGCGAAGAAAGCCGTCCGCGCCAGTTCCCGAATGGACCTCGAAGCCGGCATCGAGTACGAAGCCGAACTGTTCGCGCAACTGTTCGCCACTGGCGACAAGGACGAAGGGATCGACGCGTTCCTCGAAGACAGAGAGCCGGAGTGGACCAGCGAGTGA
- a CDS encoding 3-hydroxyacyl-CoA dehydrogenase family protein — translation MHVAILGAGTMGHGIAQVSAMAGHDVSLRDIDADIVDDGLAAIESNLQEGIAREKVSESTAEATLDRLTGTTSLEEAVTGADLVVEAVPEEMAIKHETLTAVESHVDSATLIASNTSSLSLTEIASVLDYPERAIGLHFFNPVHIMALVEIVVAEQTSAETVARAREFVNGIDKTPVEVADAPGFASSRLGVSLGVEAMRMVQEGVATPQDIDTAMELGYNHPMGPIELGDVVGLDVRLDILEYLRAELGERFRPPQILKRKVRAGKLGKKSGEGFYVWEDGDIVGTSGEWGDA, via the coding sequence ATGCACGTAGCTATCCTAGGCGCCGGTACCATGGGCCACGGTATCGCTCAAGTATCTGCAATGGCCGGTCACGACGTCTCTCTCCGTGATATCGATGCGGATATCGTCGATGACGGCCTGGCCGCCATCGAGTCAAATCTCCAAGAGGGTATCGCCCGGGAGAAAGTATCAGAATCCACGGCCGAGGCAACCCTGGACCGCCTGACTGGAACGACATCGCTAGAAGAGGCCGTGACTGGGGCAGACCTCGTTGTGGAAGCAGTCCCCGAAGAGATGGCGATTAAACACGAGACGCTCACCGCGGTCGAATCCCACGTCGACTCGGCAACGCTTATTGCTTCAAACACCTCCTCGCTGTCACTGACTGAGATTGCGAGCGTCCTCGACTATCCCGAGCGAGCTATCGGCCTTCACTTCTTCAACCCGGTGCACATTATGGCACTCGTCGAGATTGTCGTTGCGGAACAGACGAGTGCCGAGACGGTCGCGCGTGCCCGAGAGTTCGTGAACGGGATCGACAAGACACCGGTGGAGGTGGCCGATGCGCCGGGTTTTGCCTCCTCCCGTCTTGGCGTCTCGCTGGGCGTCGAAGCGATGCGGATGGTGCAGGAGGGCGTTGCAACACCACAGGACATCGACACCGCGATGGAACTCGGCTACAATCACCCGATGGGACCTATCGAACTCGGCGACGTCGTCGGTCTCGATGTCCGACTCGACATCCTCGAATACCTGCGTGCGGAACTCGGTGAACGGTTCCGTCCGCCACAGATTCTGAAACGGAAGGTCCGTGCGGGCAAACTTGGCAAGAAATCCGGTGAGGGGTTCTACGTCTGGGAGGACGGTGACATCGTCGGCACCAGCGGCGAGTGGGGGGACGCATGA
- a CDS encoding thiolase family protein, giving the protein MTASDSQAVVVDAVRTPQVPKDGALAETHPEDLVSTVLAALVDRTGVPAVEWDDFRLGCANQEAEQGRNLARQSILAGGFPETVPGATTTRLCGSSLTTLVDAARAIEAGDGAVYPVAGVEHMSTVPFSDWLHPAIEQRYDPDRLPMGQTAETIARNHDISRNAQDEFALRSHERAVAAMDGGRFDAETVPVNTDEAAIGADKTPREDTSVEQLSELPTVFRDDEAATVTPGNASPLTDGAAGMLVTSAAYADQHDLDVLGRIETRAVAGVDPLVMGRGPIPATRAALDDAGLTIDDIDLVELNEAFAAQSLHCKRELGIPAERLNVNGGAIALGHPLGCSGARITTTLLHEMRRQDATHGLATMCVGFGQGVAVVFERP; this is encoded by the coding sequence ATGACTGCTTCCGACTCGCAAGCCGTTGTTGTCGATGCCGTACGAACGCCACAGGTACCGAAGGATGGCGCACTGGCCGAGACGCATCCCGAAGACCTCGTCTCCACTGTGCTCGCTGCACTCGTTGACCGGACCGGTGTCCCGGCCGTCGAGTGGGACGACTTCCGGCTCGGGTGTGCAAACCAGGAGGCAGAGCAGGGCCGAAACCTCGCCAGGCAGTCGATACTCGCTGGCGGGTTCCCCGAGACGGTGCCCGGAGCGACAACGACCCGCCTGTGTGGCTCTTCGCTGACGACGCTTGTTGACGCCGCTCGCGCCATCGAGGCGGGCGACGGGGCGGTGTACCCGGTCGCCGGGGTCGAACACATGAGTACTGTCCCGTTTTCCGACTGGCTGCATCCCGCTATCGAACAGCGGTACGACCCCGACAGGCTCCCGATGGGACAGACGGCCGAAACCATCGCACGAAACCACGATATCAGCCGTAACGCCCAGGACGAGTTCGCGCTGCGGTCACACGAGCGGGCGGTCGCTGCCATGGACGGCGGGCGGTTCGATGCAGAGACCGTGCCAGTCAACACCGACGAGGCAGCGATAGGGGCCGACAAAACACCACGGGAAGACACATCAGTCGAACAGTTGAGCGAACTCCCAACGGTGTTCCGCGACGACGAGGCGGCGACAGTCACGCCGGGGAACGCGTCACCGCTGACCGACGGGGCTGCTGGGATGCTCGTCACCTCAGCGGCGTATGCAGACCAACATGATCTCGATGTCCTCGGCCGGATCGAGACGCGGGCCGTCGCCGGTGTCGATCCGTTGGTAATGGGGCGAGGGCCGATTCCGGCGACGCGTGCTGCACTGGACGACGCCGGCCTGACAATCGACGATATCGACCTCGTGGAACTCAACGAAGCCTTTGCCGCACAGAGTCTCCACTGTAAGCGCGAACTGGGGATTCCGGCCGAACGGCTCAACGTCAACGGTGGGGCTATCGCGCTCGGCCATCCGCTTGGCTGTTCGGGGGCACGAATCACGACAACGTTACTGCACGAGATGCGACGGCAGGACGCGACGCATGGACTGGCGACGATGTGCGTCGGTTTCGGTCAGGGTGTCGCAGTTGTGTTCGAGCGTCCCTGA
- a CDS encoding zinc ribbon domain-containing protein, producing the protein MTAAGLAAIGAYAPRLRIDAAEFEAAWGRFDAAGVDEKAVPDADEDAVTMGVEAARRALAAADASGAAVAHLVFATTTPPMAEEDLPARLCSILNVPDDAKTQTMTGSTDAGAQALDATMDGGPSGDDIGLVIISDCPRGDPDSGVEHAAGAGSVALVVDDDGPGTVIERASHTEAYPGTRFRTGGDDRTTGLGVTQYDREAFTTTLGSAADRLDVPMETVDAAAVQSPDGKLPYRATGALGVDAETIAAADTVSTLGDTGAASAFLGAATAFADDAERVLIAAYGSGASATLFVATGPVPVNTALDGAVSLSYAEYLRRRGEITRGEPEGGGAYVSVPSWQRTIPQRHRLVARRCSACGSLNFPPTGACTDCHERTSDFEAVDLPGTGTVEAVTTIEQGGAPPEFVAQQSKSGQFDSAIVALDSPSGEQTVSVPAQVLQATDEVTIGTPVVLTTRRIYTQEGVIRYGFKAQVASQRR; encoded by the coding sequence ATGACTGCCGCAGGGCTTGCGGCCATCGGCGCGTACGCACCTCGCCTGCGGATCGACGCCGCGGAGTTCGAAGCCGCCTGGGGTCGGTTCGATGCAGCGGGGGTCGACGAGAAGGCGGTCCCCGACGCCGACGAAGACGCAGTCACGATGGGTGTCGAAGCAGCACGCCGTGCGTTAGCTGCGGCCGACGCGTCCGGCGCGGCCGTTGCGCATCTGGTCTTCGCGACGACGACACCGCCGATGGCCGAAGAGGACCTTCCAGCGAGACTCTGCAGCATTCTCAACGTCCCGGACGATGCCAAAACGCAGACGATGACCGGCTCCACAGACGCCGGTGCCCAGGCACTGGACGCTACCATGGACGGTGGGCCGTCCGGGGACGATATCGGCCTCGTCATCATCAGTGACTGTCCGCGGGGCGACCCTGACAGCGGGGTTGAGCACGCCGCCGGTGCTGGGAGTGTCGCGCTCGTCGTCGACGATGACGGTCCCGGAACCGTCATTGAGCGAGCGTCACACACGGAGGCGTACCCCGGGACGCGTTTCAGAACGGGCGGGGACGACCGGACGACCGGTCTGGGCGTTACGCAGTATGACCGCGAGGCGTTCACGACCACGCTCGGCAGCGCGGCGGATAGGCTGGACGTGCCGATGGAGACAGTCGATGCGGCGGCGGTTCAGTCCCCGGACGGAAAGCTCCCGTATCGGGCAACAGGTGCGCTCGGGGTTGATGCAGAGACTATCGCCGCCGCGGACACAGTCAGTACGCTCGGGGACACCGGCGCGGCAAGCGCATTTCTTGGGGCGGCAACAGCGTTTGCAGACGACGCCGAACGCGTGCTGATCGCCGCGTACGGAAGCGGCGCGAGTGCGACGCTGTTCGTCGCCACTGGTCCCGTTCCGGTCAACACTGCGCTGGACGGTGCTGTCTCCCTGTCCTACGCCGAGTACCTCAGGCGGCGTGGTGAGATTACGCGCGGCGAACCCGAAGGTGGCGGAGCGTACGTCAGTGTCCCGTCCTGGCAGCGGACGATTCCGCAACGCCACCGACTCGTCGCCCGTCGGTGTTCCGCGTGTGGATCGTTGAACTTCCCGCCGACCGGGGCCTGTACGGACTGTCACGAGCGCACCAGTGATTTCGAGGCTGTCGACCTACCCGGGACAGGGACGGTCGAGGCAGTGACGACTATTGAACAGGGCGGTGCGCCACCGGAGTTCGTCGCCCAGCAGTCCAAAAGCGGCCAGTTCGATAGTGCTATCGTCGCACTCGATAGTCCATCGGGCGAGCAGACCGTGAGCGTCCCTGCACAGGTGCTTCAGGCGACGGACGAAGTCACGATAGGCACACCCGTCGTGCTGACGACGCGGCGCATCTACACGCAAGAGGGCGTCATCAGATACGGCTTCAAAGCACAGGTCGCCAGTCAGCGCCGGTAG